A genomic window from Peromyscus maniculatus bairdii isolate BWxNUB_F1_BW_parent chromosome 1, HU_Pman_BW_mat_3.1, whole genome shotgun sequence includes:
- the Thumpd1 gene encoding THUMP domain-containing protein 1: MAAPAQQSSQPVGGKRKGKAQFFPAKRARRCDAGGPRQLEPGLQGILITCNMNERKCVEEAYSLLNEYGDDMYGPEKFIDKDQQPSGSEGEDDDVEAALKKEVGDIKASTEMRLRRFQSMESGANNVVFIRTLGIEPEKLVHHILQDMYKTKKKKTRVILRMLPISGTCKAFLEDMKKYAETFLEPWFKAPNKGTFQIVYKSRNNSHMTREEVIKELAGIVGSLNSENKVDLTNPEYTVVVEIIKAVCCLSVVKDYVLFRKYNLQEVVKSAKDSQPHPKLGNGKEAKLEPDGKLNQSDPAEGKNNQQVAPESSEELGQRNPRSETPAGSEEEVKPELESQVSEGPTSNENEIS; this comes from the exons ATGGCGGCCCCCGCCCAGCAGTCCTCTCAGCCGGTCGGCGGAAAGCGCAAAGGCAAGGCCCAGTTCTTCCCGGCCAAGCGGGCCCGGCGCTGTGACGCAGGCGGGCCGCGGCAGCTGGAGCCCGGCCTGCAGGGCATCCTCATCACCTGCAACATGAACGAGCGCAAGTGCGTGGAGGAGGCCTACAGCCTGCTTAACGAGTATGGCGACGACATGTACGGGCCCGAAAAG TTTATAGACAAGGACCAGCAGCCCTCTGGAAGTGAGGGAGAAGATGATGATGTGGAGGCTGCCTTGAAGAAAGAAGTTGGTGACATTAAGGCTTCTACAGAGATGAGGCTGAGAAGATTCCAGTCAATGGAGAGCGGAGCAAATAATGTAGTCTTCATCAGGACCCTTGGGATAG aaCCTGAGAAATTAGTGCATCACATTCTCCAGGATATgtacaaaaccaagaaaaagaagacaCGTGTTATTCTGCGAATGTTGCCCATCTCAGGCACCTGCAAAGCTTTCTTAGAAGATATGAAAAAATATGCAGAAACATTTCTGGAGCCCTGGTTTAAAGCCCCAAACAAAGGGACATTTCAGATTGTCTACAAATCTCGAAATAACAGCCATATGACTAGAGAAGAAGTTATTAAAGAGTTGGCAG GAATAGTGGGCAGCCTCaattcagaaaataaagtggATCTCACTAATCCAGAATACACGGTGGTAGTCGAAATCATCAAAGCTGTGTGTTGCCTGAGTGTTGTGAAAGATTATGTGCTATTCAGAAAATACAACCTCCAAGAGGTAGTGAAGAGTGCAAAAGACTCACAGCCTCACCCAAAGCTGGGAAATGGCAAAGAAGCAAAATTGGAACCCGATGGCAAGTTGAATCAAAGTGATCCTGCAGAAGGGAAAAATAACCAGCAGGTGGCACCAGAGAGCAGCGAGGAGCTGGGGCAGAGAAATCCAAGGTCTGAAACCCCAGCAGGGAGTGAGGAAGAAGTTAAACCTGAACTTGAAAGTCAAGTCTCAGAAGGACCCACGTCAAATGAAAATGAGATCTCATAG